The Deinococcus ruber genome includes a region encoding these proteins:
- the fabF gene encoding beta-ketoacyl-ACP synthase II: MKRVVITGMGPVTPIGIGEAAFAEGQRTGKSGIGRITRFDAEKFPCRIAGEIHEDLSGRIDAREAKRLDRFVQLALIGADLAIADSGLTDSELRGEHSGTIIGTGVGGMETWEEQSGVAHSRGSSRVSPMFIPMIICNMASGHVAMRYGLTGPSSTVVTACATGSGAIGDALRTIQLGLADIMLTGGSEAAITSFSIGSFGNMKALSTRNDDPTTASRPFTASRDGFVLGEGAGILVLEELEHALARGARIHAELVGYATSADAYHITMPAPEGRGAQVAMRAALKSAGITPEQVGYINAHGTSTPANDLNETLAIQAVYGEHASKLAVSSTKSMTGHLLGAAGAIEAIAVAQALRDGILPPTMNYNDPDPALKLDFIPNVAREQQVDYAMSNSFAFGGQNAVLVLKRWVD; encoded by the coding sequence ATGAAACGTGTGGTCATCACAGGAATGGGGCCGGTCACGCCCATCGGTATCGGTGAGGCAGCCTTCGCCGAGGGCCAGCGCACCGGCAAAAGCGGGATCGGCAGGATTACCCGCTTCGACGCCGAGAAGTTTCCCTGCCGTATCGCCGGAGAGATTCACGAGGACCTGAGCGGGCGCATCGATGCCCGCGAGGCCAAGCGGCTCGACCGCTTCGTTCAGCTGGCCCTGATCGGCGCTGATCTGGCGATTGCCGACAGTGGCCTGACCGACAGCGAGCTGCGCGGCGAGCACAGCGGCACCATCATCGGAACGGGTGTGGGCGGCATGGAAACCTGGGAAGAGCAGTCGGGCGTGGCGCATTCGCGTGGCTCCAGCCGCGTCAGCCCGATGTTCATTCCCATGATCATCTGCAACATGGCCTCCGGGCACGTCGCCATGCGCTACGGCCTGACCGGGCCGAGCAGCACCGTCGTGACTGCCTGCGCCACCGGCAGCGGGGCCATCGGTGACGCACTCCGCACCATTCAGCTCGGACTGGCCGACATCATGCTGACCGGCGGGAGCGAGGCGGCTATCACGTCGTTTTCCATCGGGTCATTCGGCAACATGAAGGCGCTCTCGACCCGCAACGACGATCCCACCACCGCCAGTCGCCCGTTTACCGCCTCGCGTGACGGCTTCGTGCTGGGCGAGGGGGCAGGCATTCTGGTGCTGGAAGAGCTGGAACACGCACTGGCACGCGGCGCACGCATTCATGCCGAGCTGGTGGGTTATGCGACCAGCGCCGACGCGTATCACATCACCATGCCTGCCCCGGAAGGACGCGGCGCACAGGTGGCGATGCGGGCGGCCCTGAAGAGCGCTGGCATCACGCCCGAGCAGGTGGGTTACATCAACGCGCACGGCACCAGCACGCCCGCAAACGATCTGAACGAGACGCTGGCGATTCAGGCGGTGTACGGCGAGCATGCCAGCAAACTGGCGGTCAGCAGCACCAAGAGCATGACCGGGCACCTGCTGGGTGCAGCCGGAGCCATCGAAGCCATCGCGGTGGCCCAGGCCCTGCGCGACGGCATTTTGCCGCCCACCATGAACTACAACGACCCCGATCCGGCCCTGAAGCTCGACTTCATTCCCAATGTGGCCCGTGAGCAGCAGGTCGATTACGCCATGAGCAACTCGTTTGCGTTTGGCGGGCAGAACGCGGTGCTGGTGCTGAAGCGCTGGGTGGACTGA
- the acpP gene encoding acyl carrier protein — protein sequence METFEQVKEVIVDKLGVDAEKVVPEARFVEDLGADSLETVELIMGLEDKFGISIADEDAEQIRTVQAAVDYVASKQA from the coding sequence ATGGAAACATTTGAACAGGTAAAAGAAGTGATCGTGGACAAGCTGGGTGTCGATGCCGAGAAAGTGGTGCCCGAGGCCCGCTTCGTGGAAGACCTCGGAGCAGACAGCCTGGAAACGGTCGAACTCATCATGGGGCTGGAAGACAAGTTCGGCATCAGCATCGCTGATGAGGACGCCGAGCAGATTCGTACGGTGCAGGCTGCCGTCGATTACGTCGCCAGCAAGCAAGCCTGA
- a CDS encoding DMT family transporter, producing MNLAAIFGLLSAFTYGVGDFAAGMASRRDSPARVTALTHPLVCLFFVLLALLRHEQTPHLADLAWGAGAGLLGLGAVLLFYRALVLGPMGLVSVVSAALSALIPVAVGAALGELMTPHNLLGVALTIGGIVLLSLAPSHGGRGGVPPALLAGLGFGLFFVMLAQASPGSVFWPLAAARFASSAVMVPFTALREGLRPNRPWLLAAATPGDALGNLFYMLAAQAGRMGIAGLLTGLYPVFTTLLAALFLHERLRRLQWAGVVLALAGVPLVTN from the coding sequence ATGAACCTGGCGGCCATCTTCGGGCTGCTCTCGGCCTTCACGTATGGCGTGGGCGATTTCGCGGCGGGCATGGCCTCGCGGCGCGACTCGCCCGCCCGCGTCACGGCGCTCACGCATCCGCTGGTCTGCCTGTTCTTTGTGCTGCTGGCGCTGCTTCGCCACGAACAGACGCCCCATCTGGCCGATCTGGCGTGGGGAGCCGGGGCCGGACTGCTGGGCCTGGGCGCGGTGCTGCTGTTTTACCGCGCCCTAGTGCTCGGCCCGATGGGACTGGTGTCGGTGGTAAGTGCGGCGCTCTCGGCCCTGATTCCGGTGGCCGTGGGCGCGGCGCTGGGCGAACTGATGACGCCCCACAACCTGCTGGGCGTGGCCCTGACCATCGGCGGCATCGTGCTGCTGTCGCTCGCGCCCTCGCATGGTGGTCGGGGCGGCGTGCCGCCTGCACTGCTGGCGGGGCTGGGGTTCGGGCTGTTTTTCGTGATGCTGGCTCAGGCCTCGCCCGGCTCGGTGTTCTGGCCGCTGGCGGCGGCACGTTTTGCCAGCAGCGCGGTCATGGTGCCGTTTACGGCGCTGCGCGAGGGGCTGCGGCCCAATCGCCCGTGGCTGCTGGCCGCTGCCACGCCCGGCGACGCACTCGGAAACCTGTTCTATATGCTGGCGGCGCAGGCCGGGCGCATGGGCATCGCGGGCCTGCTGACCGGGCTGTATCCGGTGTTTACCACGCTGCTGGCTGCACTCTTTCTGCACGAGCGTCTGCGGCGGCTGCAATGGGCCGGAGTGGTGCTGGCACTGGCAGGCGTGCCGCTGGTCACGAACTGA
- the serS gene encoding serine--tRNA ligase, with product MLDLKFIREHPGEVRRAAEVKGIALDVTELLQLDRELLELKARVEAMQAERNQNAKLVPKAAPDERPLLIQKGKDLGESLKALEPELRAHEDALKQLLLQVPQIPHPSVPVGRDDSENVELRREGAPTQFGFPPKDHVALLELHGWADPERVARVSGSRSYLLKGEAARLELAIIAFALDVLTERGFEMLSTTALVRPETFVASGHFPGGEDQVYKLEGLDLMLAGTAEVPINSLYAGEILPEDVLPLRYAGYSSAFRSEAGSAGRDVRGLIRVHEFKKVEQYVLMQADEAAALDMFAAMLENAETLLKLLELPYRVVQNCTGDMGAGKVLMYDIEAWVPSEGLYRETHSCSYLGDWQARRTGLRYKGSDGKVHFMHTLNNTGIATPRILVPFLENHQMENGQIRVPAALRGYLGGREVLGKAQPV from the coding sequence ATGCTCGACCTGAAATTTATCCGCGAGCATCCCGGCGAGGTTCGGCGTGCTGCCGAGGTCAAGGGCATTGCCCTCGACGTGACTGAGCTGCTGCAACTCGACCGCGAACTGCTGGAGCTGAAGGCGCGGGTAGAGGCGATGCAGGCCGAGCGCAACCAGAATGCCAAACTGGTGCCCAAAGCCGCGCCCGACGAGCGCCCCCTGCTGATCCAGAAGGGCAAAGACCTGGGCGAGAGCCTGAAGGCGCTGGAACCCGAACTGCGTGCCCACGAAGACGCGCTGAAGCAACTGCTGCTTCAGGTGCCGCAGATTCCGCATCCCAGCGTGCCGGTAGGCCGCGACGACAGCGAGAACGTGGAGCTGCGCCGCGAGGGTGCGCCCACCCAGTTCGGCTTTCCTCCGAAAGACCACGTGGCGCTGCTGGAGCTGCACGGCTGGGCCGACCCCGAACGGGTGGCGCGGGTGTCGGGCAGCCGCTCGTATCTGCTGAAGGGCGAGGCGGCGCGGCTGGAACTGGCGATCATCGCGTTTGCACTCGATGTACTGACCGAGCGCGGCTTCGAGATGCTCTCGACCACCGCGCTGGTGCGCCCGGAAACCTTCGTTGCCAGCGGGCATTTTCCCGGCGGCGAAGATCAGGTGTACAAGCTCGAAGGGCTGGATCTGATGCTGGCGGGCACGGCAGAGGTGCCGATCAACAGCCTGTACGCCGGGGAAATTCTGCCGGAAGACGTGTTGCCCCTGCGTTACGCCGGGTACTCCAGCGCCTTTCGCAGCGAGGCGGGCAGCGCCGGGCGCGACGTGCGCGGCCTGATCCGCGTCCACGAGTTCAAGAAGGTCGAGCAGTACGTGCTGATGCAGGCCGATGAGGCGGCAGCGCTCGATATGTTCGCTGCCATGCTGGAAAACGCCGAGACGCTGCTGAAACTGCTGGAACTGCCTTACCGCGTGGTGCAGAACTGTACCGGCGACATGGGCGCGGGCAAGGTGCTGATGTACGACATCGAAGCCTGGGTGCCCAGCGAGGGCCTGTACCGCGAAACCCACTCGTGCAGCTATCTGGGCGACTGGCAGGCCCGCCGCACCGGACTGCGCTACAAGGGCAGCGACGGCAAAGTTCATTTCATGCATACCCTGAACAACACCGGCATTGCCACGCCGCGCATTCTGGTGCCCTTCCTCGAGAATCATCAGATGGAGAACGGACAGATTCGCGTGCCAGCGGCGCTGCGCGGGTATCTGGGCGGGCGTGAGGTGCTGGGCAAAGCGCAGCCCGTGTGA
- the gatC gene encoding Asp-tRNA(Asn)/Glu-tRNA(Gln) amidotransferase subunit GatC produces the protein MIDAAEVQHLALLARLDLTAREQGAMLADLNKMLGYFEKLQELDTAGVPEMQRPISLSNVLRQDVPGPVFAQAQVLELAPESQDGFVRVPRTVEQ, from the coding sequence ATGATAGATGCCGCCGAAGTTCAGCACCTGGCACTGCTGGCCCGCCTCGACCTGACCGCCCGGGAACAGGGGGCCATGCTCGCAGACCTCAACAAGATGCTCGGCTATTTCGAGAAATTGCAAGAACTCGATACCGCTGGCGTGCCGGAAATGCAGCGCCCCATTTCGCTGAGCAACGTGCTGCGCCAGGACGTGCCCGGCCCGGTGTTCGCGCAGGCGCAGGTGCTGGAACTCGCGCCCGAATCGCAGGACGGTTTCGTACGGGTGCCGCGCACGGTGGAGCAATAA